A part of Sparus aurata chromosome 19, fSpaAur1.1, whole genome shotgun sequence genomic DNA contains:
- the LOC115569970 gene encoding GTPase IMAP family member 9-like, with protein sequence IVFAGSDLRIVIIGRTGRGKSATGNTILGVEHFTSRWGPSSVTKCCEKAVTHWGNRRISVVDTPAVWDTARSDEIIKRESLKLSCPGPHVFLLVFDMGPFTKDETDSVEHLQELFGPEVFQYVMVLFTDGDYLEEGAMTIQDHLYEYQDLQQIVRKCGNRYHVFNNKHFHRRQVVKLIKKIDIMVAGNGGTYYTDNKTVAMRRLQDVASAMNNLQRAVSNVSCITSYQVIFNVGLVPTDTNSSHIVWGRNRAVCLPSTGLQRLCLQGSSAQILSDIRSSFIEGISGPVLKSLLDKLFEKKVLTDSERETADEMQNRGDKARFVLDTVRRKGEAASSEMIEFLREVDPFLCKHIGLI encoded by the coding sequence ATTGTTTTTGCAGGTTCTGATTTGAGAATTGTGATTATTGGAAGGACTGGTAGGGGCAAGAGTGCTACTGGAAACACCATTCTGGGAGTGGAACATTTCACATCCAGATGGGGCCCTTCATCAGTGACAAAGTGCTGTGAAAAAGCTGTGACACACTGGGGTAACAGACGAATTAGTGTGGTTGACACACCAGCAGTCTGGGACACCGCTCGCTCTGACGAAATCATCAAAAGAGAAAGTCTCAAATTGTCATGTCCTGGTcctcatgtgttcctgctggTCTTTGATATGGGTCCATTCACCAAAGACGAAACAGACTCGGTGGAACACCTGCAAGAGCTGTTTGGTCCAGAAGTTTTCCAGTACGTGATGGTGCTGTTTACCGATGGTGATTATCTTGAAGAAGGAGCCATGACCATACAAGATCATTTATATGAATATCAGGATCTTCAACAAATCGTTCGCAAATGTGGAAACAGGTACCACGTCTTTAACAACAAGCACTTTCACAGACGTCAAGTAGTGAAGCTGATCAAGAAGATCGACATCATGGTTGCAGGAAACGGGGGGACGTACTACACAGACAACAAGACGGTCGCTATGAGAAGACTCCAGGACGTCGCGTCCGCCATGAATAATTTACAAAGAGCTGTAAGCAATGTCAGCTGCATCACATCATACCAGGTGATTTTCAATGTTGGTTTGGTTCCGACAGACACCAACAGCTCTCACATCGTTTGGGGAAGAAACAGAGCTGTTTGTCTTCCGTCCACTGGACTACAGAGACTCTGTCTGCAGGGCAGCTCAGCCCAGATTCTGTCTGACATACGGAGCAGCTTCATCGAGGGGATATCAGGACCTGTTCTCAAGAgtctgctggacaaactgttTGAGAAAAAGGTGCTGACTGATTCTGAGAGGGAGACAGCGGACGAGATGCAAAACCGAGGAGACAAAGCTCGATTTGTTCTCGACACAGTGAGGAGGAAAGGTGAAGCTGCCAGTTCAGAGATGATTGAGTTCCTCCGGGAGGTCGACCCCTTCCTCTGTAAACATATTGGACTGATCTGA